The following proteins come from a genomic window of Camelus dromedarius isolate mCamDro1 chromosome 29, mCamDro1.pat, whole genome shotgun sequence:
- the PAQR5 gene encoding membrane progestin receptor gamma isoform X2, with protein MLTLKLPRLLSAEQVPQVFHEQGILFGYRHPQSSATACVLSLFQMTNETLNIWTHLLPFCFFTWRFVSVLRATDIPNDSYSWPLLVYMGASCVYPLASSCAHTFSCMSGNARHICYFLDYGAVSLFSLGSAIAYSAYVFPDSLVRSTFHDYYVGLAVLSAVMSTGLSCYSRFLEIQKPRLCKLLRILAFAYPYTWDSLPIFSRLFLLPGGSAQNEATLYHQKHMAMTLLASFFYSAHLPERLAPGRFDYIGHSHQLFHVCAVLATHMQMEAILLDKTLRKEWLLANSRPLLLPHIAGAVLLCLVCSLSNIVYFSAALYRIPEPELLKKET; from the exons ATGCTGACCCTGAAGCTCCCGAGGCTGCTCAGCGCCGAGCAGGTGCCCCAG GTGTTCCATGAGCAGGGTATCCTCTTTGGCTACCGACATCCACAGAGCTCCGCCACTGCCTGTGTCCTCAGCCTCTTCCAAATGACCAATGAGACCCTCAACATCTGGACACACCTGCTGCCCTTCTG CTTCTTCACGTGGAGGTTTGTGAGTGTCCTGCGTGCGACGGACATCCCTAACGACAGCTACTCCTGGCCCCTGCTCGTGTACATGGGCGCCAGCTGCGTGTACCCGCTGGCGTCCAGCTGCGCGCACACCTTCAGCTGCATGTCCGGGAACGCCCGGCACATCTGCTACTTCCTGGACTACGGCGCCGTCAGCCTCTTCAGCCTGG GCTCCGCCATCGCCTACTCGGCCTACGTGTTCCCGGACTCCCTGGTGCGCAGCACCTTCCACGACTACTACGTGGGCCTGGCCGTGCTGAGCGCTGTCATGAGCACCGGCCTCTCCTGCTACTCCAG GTTTCTTGAGATCCAGAAGCCCAGGCTCTGTAAGTTGCTCCGTATCCTGGCCTTCGCTTATCCCTACACCTGGGACTCCCTCCCCATCTTCTCCAGG CTGTTCCTGCTCCCCGGGGGGAGTGCACAGAATGAAGCCACCCTGTACCACCAGAAGCACATGGCCATGACCCTCCTGGCCTCCTTCTTCTACTCCGCACATCTGCCGGAGCGCCTGGCCCCTGGCCGCTTCGACTACATCG GTCACAGCCACCAGCTGTTCCACGTGTGCGCGGTCCTGGCCACGCACATGCAGATGGAAGCCATACTTCTGGACAAGACTCTGAGGAAGGAATGGCTGCTGGCCAACTCCAGGCCCCTGCTGCTCCCTCACATAGCTGGAGCCGTCCTCCTGTGCCTCGTCTGCAGCCTGAGCAACATAGTTTATTTCTCAGCTGCTCTGTATCGGATTCCCGAGCCAGaattacttaaaaaagaaacatga
- the PAQR5 gene encoding membrane progestin receptor gamma isoform X1 yields the protein MTGVSVPGSRGPKSFLRAGCRLPEGPGVSKLWEGLGVTCSRPSRGESWMLAELCLLRPSHHARLAWLPLCLPLQVFHEQGILFGYRHPQSSATACVLSLFQMTNETLNIWTHLLPFCFFTWRFVSVLRATDIPNDSYSWPLLVYMGASCVYPLASSCAHTFSCMSGNARHICYFLDYGAVSLFSLGSAIAYSAYVFPDSLVRSTFHDYYVGLAVLSAVMSTGLSCYSRFLEIQKPRLCKLLRILAFAYPYTWDSLPIFSRLFLLPGGSAQNEATLYHQKHMAMTLLASFFYSAHLPERLAPGRFDYIGHSHQLFHVCAVLATHMQMEAILLDKTLRKEWLLANSRPLLLPHIAGAVLLCLVCSLSNIVYFSAALYRIPEPELLKKET from the exons ATGACAGGAGTAAGTGTGCCTGGGAGTCGGGGCCCTAAATCCTTTCTAAGAGCTGGCTGCAGGCTTCCTGAAGGACCAGGGGTTTCGAAGCTGTGGGAAGGGCTCGGGGTCACGTGTTCCAGGCCCAGCCGGGGAGAAAGCTGGATGCTAGCGGAGCTGTGCCTCCTGAGGCCTTCCCACCACGCCCGCCTCGCCTGGCTGCCCCTTTGTCTCCCCCTGCAGGTGTTCCATGAGCAGGGTATCCTCTTTGGCTACCGACATCCACAGAGCTCCGCCACTGCCTGTGTCCTCAGCCTCTTCCAAATGACCAATGAGACCCTCAACATCTGGACACACCTGCTGCCCTTCTG CTTCTTCACGTGGAGGTTTGTGAGTGTCCTGCGTGCGACGGACATCCCTAACGACAGCTACTCCTGGCCCCTGCTCGTGTACATGGGCGCCAGCTGCGTGTACCCGCTGGCGTCCAGCTGCGCGCACACCTTCAGCTGCATGTCCGGGAACGCCCGGCACATCTGCTACTTCCTGGACTACGGCGCCGTCAGCCTCTTCAGCCTGG GCTCCGCCATCGCCTACTCGGCCTACGTGTTCCCGGACTCCCTGGTGCGCAGCACCTTCCACGACTACTACGTGGGCCTGGCCGTGCTGAGCGCTGTCATGAGCACCGGCCTCTCCTGCTACTCCAG GTTTCTTGAGATCCAGAAGCCCAGGCTCTGTAAGTTGCTCCGTATCCTGGCCTTCGCTTATCCCTACACCTGGGACTCCCTCCCCATCTTCTCCAGG CTGTTCCTGCTCCCCGGGGGGAGTGCACAGAATGAAGCCACCCTGTACCACCAGAAGCACATGGCCATGACCCTCCTGGCCTCCTTCTTCTACTCCGCACATCTGCCGGAGCGCCTGGCCCCTGGCCGCTTCGACTACATCG GTCACAGCCACCAGCTGTTCCACGTGTGCGCGGTCCTGGCCACGCACATGCAGATGGAAGCCATACTTCTGGACAAGACTCTGAGGAAGGAATGGCTGCTGGCCAACTCCAGGCCCCTGCTGCTCCCTCACATAGCTGGAGCCGTCCTCCTGTGCCTCGTCTGCAGCCTGAGCAACATAGTTTATTTCTCAGCTGCTCTGTATCGGATTCCCGAGCCAGaattacttaaaaaagaaacatga
- the PAQR5 gene encoding membrane progestin receptor gamma isoform X3 gives MTGVSVPGSRGPKSFLRAGCRLPEGPGVSKLWEGLGVTCSRPSRGESWMLAELCLLRPSHHARLAWLPLCLPLQVFHEQGILFGYRHPQSSATACVLSLFQMTNETLNIWTHLLPFCFFTWRFVSVLRATDIPNDSYSWPLLVYMGASCVYPLASSCAHTFSCMSGNARHICYFLDYGAVSLFSLGSAIAYSAYVFPDSLVRSTFHDYYVGLAVLSAVMSTGLSCYSRFLEIQKPRLCKLLRILAFAYPYTWDSLPIFSRLFLLPGGSAQNEATLYHQKHMAMTLLASFFYSAHLPERLAPGRFDYIATAPSVKSALVAASPFYLLP, from the exons ATGACAGGAGTAAGTGTGCCTGGGAGTCGGGGCCCTAAATCCTTTCTAAGAGCTGGCTGCAGGCTTCCTGAAGGACCAGGGGTTTCGAAGCTGTGGGAAGGGCTCGGGGTCACGTGTTCCAGGCCCAGCCGGGGAGAAAGCTGGATGCTAGCGGAGCTGTGCCTCCTGAGGCCTTCCCACCACGCCCGCCTCGCCTGGCTGCCCCTTTGTCTCCCCCTGCAGGTGTTCCATGAGCAGGGTATCCTCTTTGGCTACCGACATCCACAGAGCTCCGCCACTGCCTGTGTCCTCAGCCTCTTCCAAATGACCAATGAGACCCTCAACATCTGGACACACCTGCTGCCCTTCTG CTTCTTCACGTGGAGGTTTGTGAGTGTCCTGCGTGCGACGGACATCCCTAACGACAGCTACTCCTGGCCCCTGCTCGTGTACATGGGCGCCAGCTGCGTGTACCCGCTGGCGTCCAGCTGCGCGCACACCTTCAGCTGCATGTCCGGGAACGCCCGGCACATCTGCTACTTCCTGGACTACGGCGCCGTCAGCCTCTTCAGCCTGG GCTCCGCCATCGCCTACTCGGCCTACGTGTTCCCGGACTCCCTGGTGCGCAGCACCTTCCACGACTACTACGTGGGCCTGGCCGTGCTGAGCGCTGTCATGAGCACCGGCCTCTCCTGCTACTCCAG GTTTCTTGAGATCCAGAAGCCCAGGCTCTGTAAGTTGCTCCGTATCCTGGCCTTCGCTTATCCCTACACCTGGGACTCCCTCCCCATCTTCTCCAGG CTGTTCCTGCTCCCCGGGGGGAGTGCACAGAATGAAGCCACCCTGTACCACCAGAAGCACATGGCCATGACCCTCCTGGCCTCCTTCTTCTACTCCGCACATCTGCCGGAGCGCCTGGCCCCTGGCCGCTTCGACTACATCG CCACAGCCCCGTCTGTCAAGTCAGCACTCGTGGCCGCTTCGCCTTTTTATCTCCTGCCCTAA
- the PAQR5 gene encoding membrane progestin receptor gamma isoform X4 has translation MTGVSVPGSRGPKSFLRAGCRLPEGPGVSKLWEGLGVTCSRPSRGESWMLAELCLLRPSHHARLAWLPLCLPLQVFHEQGILFGYRHPQSSATACVLSLFQMTNETLNIWTHLLPFCFFTWRFVSVLRATDIPNDSYSWPLLVYMGASCVYPLASSCAHTFSCMSGNARHICYFLDYGAVSLFSLGSAIAYSAYVFPDSLVRSTFHDYYVGLAVLSAVMSTGLSCYSRFLEIQKPRLCKLLRILAFAYPYTWDSLPIFSRVDGLAWCPQQVADTQKPYLTPNRTAAGVSAF, from the exons ATGACAGGAGTAAGTGTGCCTGGGAGTCGGGGCCCTAAATCCTTTCTAAGAGCTGGCTGCAGGCTTCCTGAAGGACCAGGGGTTTCGAAGCTGTGGGAAGGGCTCGGGGTCACGTGTTCCAGGCCCAGCCGGGGAGAAAGCTGGATGCTAGCGGAGCTGTGCCTCCTGAGGCCTTCCCACCACGCCCGCCTCGCCTGGCTGCCCCTTTGTCTCCCCCTGCAGGTGTTCCATGAGCAGGGTATCCTCTTTGGCTACCGACATCCACAGAGCTCCGCCACTGCCTGTGTCCTCAGCCTCTTCCAAATGACCAATGAGACCCTCAACATCTGGACACACCTGCTGCCCTTCTG CTTCTTCACGTGGAGGTTTGTGAGTGTCCTGCGTGCGACGGACATCCCTAACGACAGCTACTCCTGGCCCCTGCTCGTGTACATGGGCGCCAGCTGCGTGTACCCGCTGGCGTCCAGCTGCGCGCACACCTTCAGCTGCATGTCCGGGAACGCCCGGCACATCTGCTACTTCCTGGACTACGGCGCCGTCAGCCTCTTCAGCCTGG GCTCCGCCATCGCCTACTCGGCCTACGTGTTCCCGGACTCCCTGGTGCGCAGCACCTTCCACGACTACTACGTGGGCCTGGCCGTGCTGAGCGCTGTCATGAGCACCGGCCTCTCCTGCTACTCCAG GTTTCTTGAGATCCAGAAGCCCAGGCTCTGTAAGTTGCTCCGTATCCTGGCCTTCGCTTATCCCTACACCTGGGACTCCCTCCCCATCTTCTCCAGG GTGGACGGCCTGGCCTGGTGCCCTCAGCAAGTGGCGGACACGCAGAAACCATACCTCACTCCAAACAGGACAGCGGCTGGAGTCAGTGCTTTCTGA
- the PAQR5 gene encoding membrane progestin receptor gamma isoform X5 gives MTGVSVPGSRGPKSFLRAGCRLPEGPGVSKLWEGLGVTCSRPSRGESWMLAELCLLRPSHHARLAWLPLCLPLQVFHEQGILFGYRHPQSSATACVLSLFQMTNETLNIWTHLLPFCFFTWRFVSVLRATDIPNDSYSWPLLVYMGASCVYPLASSCAHTFSCMSGNARHICYFLDYGAVSLFSLGSAIAYSAYVFPDSLVRSTFHDYYVGLAVLSAVMSTGLSCYSRLGFAAGEAGSLALGEVLFQAGRNVSSCRKSMLWGMALASQSRLSARVS, from the exons ATGACAGGAGTAAGTGTGCCTGGGAGTCGGGGCCCTAAATCCTTTCTAAGAGCTGGCTGCAGGCTTCCTGAAGGACCAGGGGTTTCGAAGCTGTGGGAAGGGCTCGGGGTCACGTGTTCCAGGCCCAGCCGGGGAGAAAGCTGGATGCTAGCGGAGCTGTGCCTCCTGAGGCCTTCCCACCACGCCCGCCTCGCCTGGCTGCCCCTTTGTCTCCCCCTGCAGGTGTTCCATGAGCAGGGTATCCTCTTTGGCTACCGACATCCACAGAGCTCCGCCACTGCCTGTGTCCTCAGCCTCTTCCAAATGACCAATGAGACCCTCAACATCTGGACACACCTGCTGCCCTTCTG CTTCTTCACGTGGAGGTTTGTGAGTGTCCTGCGTGCGACGGACATCCCTAACGACAGCTACTCCTGGCCCCTGCTCGTGTACATGGGCGCCAGCTGCGTGTACCCGCTGGCGTCCAGCTGCGCGCACACCTTCAGCTGCATGTCCGGGAACGCCCGGCACATCTGCTACTTCCTGGACTACGGCGCCGTCAGCCTCTTCAGCCTGG GCTCCGCCATCGCCTACTCGGCCTACGTGTTCCCGGACTCCCTGGTGCGCAGCACCTTCCACGACTACTACGTGGGCCTGGCCGTGCTGAGCGCTGTCATGAGCACCGGCCTCTCCTGCTACTCCAG ACTCGGCTTTGCAGCTGGAGAGGCTGGTTCGCTTGCCCTTGGGGAAGTACTTTTTCAGGCTGGGCGAAATGTCTCGAGTTGCAGAAAATCCATGCTTTGGGGGATGGCCCTCGCCAGCCAGAGCCGGCTTTCTGCCCGT GTTTCTTGA